The following coding sequences lie in one Chryseobacterium culicis genomic window:
- a CDS encoding DUF6051 family protein: MEYYELYEVLKSHFDSGKDMIELKELNVTMESIHFESKVSDLLYGSENQHCSKHQQKLSINEKNYLLYGHPAVDIKDFEIECNKKFEYHILKRADIEITAGCIFFFHGLNEKKWDKYLPWAYELAQRTQKAIILFPIAFHMDRAEAIWSERHHMMEVVNFRKKKYPENMNYSYVNAAISSRLEAHPQRIFWSGLQTYSDITEVVKDIKSGKINSISREADLDLFGYSIGSFLSMIIKMADPHRYFTQSKVFCFCGGMTIDRMFPISKYIMDTQATVKMQSVFTELLSSDFKSDSRLKHYQTEALHPQESWFKKMLRYNYFQKEREERIQEIQSQIKAYVLEKDSVAPPIEALNTLQGGYRNINVDIEIQDFPFEYSHMVPFPLAHKHKKEVTEAFHQFVKSASDFYNN, from the coding sequence ATGGAATATTATGAATTGTATGAAGTTTTGAAGAGTCATTTTGATTCCGGAAAAGACATGATTGAACTCAAGGAACTGAATGTAACGATGGAATCAATTCATTTTGAATCTAAAGTTTCTGATCTGCTTTATGGCTCAGAAAACCAGCATTGCAGCAAACATCAACAGAAACTCAGTATTAATGAAAAAAACTACCTCTTATACGGCCATCCTGCTGTAGATATCAAGGATTTTGAGATTGAATGTAATAAAAAATTTGAGTATCATATTCTGAAAAGAGCCGACATTGAAATAACCGCCGGATGCATTTTTTTCTTCCATGGCCTGAACGAAAAGAAATGGGATAAATATCTGCCATGGGCTTATGAGCTTGCCCAAAGAACACAGAAAGCCATTATCCTGTTCCCGATTGCTTTTCATATGGATCGCGCAGAAGCGATCTGGAGTGAACGCCATCACATGATGGAAGTCGTTAATTTCAGGAAGAAAAAGTATCCTGAAAACATGAATTACTCTTATGTAAATGCAGCCATAAGTTCCCGGCTGGAAGCTCACCCTCAAAGAATTTTCTGGTCGGGACTTCAGACATATTCTGATATTACAGAGGTGGTAAAAGACATTAAAAGCGGTAAGATTAATAGCATTTCCCGAGAAGCAGATCTGGATTTATTCGGGTATTCTATAGGATCTTTTCTTTCGATGATTATCAAGATGGCAGATCCCCATCGCTATTTTACCCAATCTAAAGTTTTCTGTTTCTGTGGAGGAATGACCATCGACAGGATGTTTCCGATATCCAAATACATTATGGACACTCAGGCAACGGTTAAAATGCAATCGGTTTTCACAGAACTCCTGAGTTCGGATTTTAAGTCAGATTCCCGTCTGAAACATTATCAGACTGAAGCTTTACATCCACAGGAAAGCTGGTTCAAAAAAATGCTCCGTTACAATTATTTTCAAAAGGAAAGAGAGGAAAGAATTCAGGAAATTCAATCTCAGATCAAAGCATATGTATTGGAGAAAGACAGTGTTGCTCCGCCCATAGAAGCGTTAAATACGCTGCAGGGAGGTTACAGGAATATTAATGTTGATATTGAAATCCAGGATTTTCCGTTTGAATATTCCCATATGGTTCCTTTTCCTCTTGCCCATAAGCATAAAAAAGAGGTTACAGAAGCCTTTCATCAGTTTGTAAAATCTGCCAGCGATTTTTATAATAATTAG
- a CDS encoding glycine-rich domain-containing protein, with product METKMVLKDEILWNRIQEFSLDARGVDFPFSKKLAKEERWSLDFAHKAIEEYKKFVYLCCILPHGASPSKIVDKVWHMHLIYTQNYWEEFCPHILKRSLHHHPSRGGNREKEKHQNWFQDTLVNYREVFKQEAPEEIWKELKEKSRLRSWIKKMAFFAPIFILLLLFSCTEGEGFTGFLVTGVVFGIIFILGTIVSVIGNNEVSDPNRKDKPNNDGGSCGGSSCSGGGGCGGGCGGCGGCGGCGG from the coding sequence ATGGAAACAAAAATGGTATTAAAAGACGAAATCCTTTGGAACCGGATACAGGAGTTTTCTCTGGACGCTCGAGGCGTTGATTTTCCCTTCTCAAAAAAACTGGCAAAAGAAGAACGCTGGAGCCTTGATTTTGCCCATAAGGCGATTGAAGAATATAAAAAGTTTGTTTATCTCTGTTGTATTCTTCCCCATGGAGCTTCTCCCAGCAAGATAGTAGATAAAGTATGGCATATGCATCTGATTTACACCCAGAATTATTGGGAGGAATTTTGTCCCCATATTCTAAAAAGATCCCTTCATCATCATCCTTCCAGAGGAGGAAACAGGGAGAAAGAAAAACATCAGAACTGGTTTCAGGATACATTGGTAAACTACCGGGAAGTATTTAAACAGGAAGCCCCTGAAGAAATCTGGAAAGAACTGAAAGAAAAATCCAGACTGCGGTCCTGGATAAAAAAGATGGCTTTTTTTGCTCCGATCTTTATTCTACTGCTTTTATTCTCCTGTACGGAAGGAGAAGGATTTACCGGATTTCTTGTTACAGGAGTTGTATTTGGAATTATTTTCATTCTGGGAACAATCGTATCTGTCATAGGAAATAATGAAGTCTCTGATCCTAACAGAAAAGATAAACCAAACAATGACGGAGGAAGTTGCGGTGGCTCAAGCTGCAGCGGAGGTGGCGGTTGTGGCGGAGGCTGCGGGGGTTGTGGAGGATGTGGTGGCTGCGGAGGATAA
- the mnmA gene encoding tRNA 2-thiouridine(34) synthase MnmA has protein sequence MKIVVGLSGGVDSSVTAYLLQQQGHEVVALFMRNWNDASVTLEDECPWIEDSNDALMVAQKLGIPFQVIDMSELYKERIVDYMFAEYEKGRTPNPDVLCNREVKFDVFMKTAMSLGADKVATGHYARVNSTFDENGKEIFHLLAGKDNNKDQSYFLCQLSQDQLSKALFPIGELTKPQVREIAKEIGLVTADKKDSQGLCFIGKVSLPQFLQQQLKPNEGEIVEIFKDSPLFSEEKPEFLSKEEELEFLSRKINYKKPDGKVIGKHQGAQFFTIGQSRGLGIGGHKESCFIISREMENNIIFVGEGSHFPGLHKKALKIDNSELHWVREDMKLQNGESMEVMARFRYRQALQKATLYQFENALYIEFDELQSAIAEGQFASWYIDEELIGSGVIA, from the coding sequence ATGAAAATAGTAGTAGGCCTCTCCGGAGGTGTAGATTCTAGTGTTACAGCTTATTTGCTGCAGCAGCAAGGCCATGAAGTAGTGGCTTTATTCATGAGAAACTGGAACGATGCTTCCGTAACATTAGAAGATGAATGTCCCTGGATTGAGGACAGTAATGATGCCCTTATGGTAGCCCAAAAGCTTGGAATTCCTTTCCAGGTGATAGATATGAGTGAACTGTACAAGGAGCGTATCGTTGACTATATGTTTGCCGAATACGAAAAAGGCAGAACTCCCAACCCTGATGTATTGTGTAACAGAGAAGTAAAATTCGATGTGTTTATGAAAACGGCAATGTCTTTGGGTGCAGATAAGGTTGCAACAGGACATTATGCCAGGGTAAATTCCACTTTTGATGAGAATGGCAAAGAAATCTTCCATCTTCTGGCTGGAAAAGATAATAATAAAGACCAGTCTTATTTCCTGTGTCAACTAAGTCAGGACCAGCTTTCAAAAGCGTTATTTCCTATTGGAGAACTTACAAAGCCTCAGGTAAGAGAAATTGCAAAAGAAATCGGGCTGGTAACAGCAGATAAAAAAGATTCTCAGGGACTATGTTTTATCGGAAAAGTAAGCCTTCCACAATTTTTGCAACAGCAATTAAAACCCAACGAAGGTGAAATTGTAGAAATTTTCAAAGATTCACCTCTTTTTTCTGAAGAAAAACCTGAATTCTTGTCTAAAGAAGAAGAACTTGAGTTTTTATCAAGAAAAATCAATTATAAAAAACCTGACGGAAAAGTAATCGGGAAACATCAGGGAGCCCAGTTTTTCACCATCGGACAAAGCCGTGGCCTTGGAATAGGCGGACACAAAGAAAGCTGTTTTATTATCTCCAGAGAGATGGAAAACAATATCATTTTCGTGGGAGAAGGAAGTCACTTCCCTGGTCTCCACAAAAAAGCACTGAAAATAGATAATTCTGAGCTGCACTGGGTTCGTGAAGATATGAAGCTTCAGAATGGAGAATCTATGGAAGTAATGGCCAGATTCCGATACAGACAGGCTTTACAGAAAGCAACGCTGTATCAGTTTGAAAATGCATTGTATATTGAGTTTGATGAACTTCAGTCTGCAATTGCTGAAGGACAGTTTGCTTCATGGTATATTGATGAGGAGCTTATCGGAAGTGGTGTGATTGCGTAG